A genome region from Streptomyces antimycoticus includes the following:
- a CDS encoding acyl-ACP desaturase, with the protein MTLAPTHRNGQAVWSDTQLLYALEEVVETELNRHLAVAKEWMPHEYVPWSDGRNFDGVMGGEAWAPDQSKVSDVGRIALVVNLLTEDNLPSYHHEIATLFGRDGAWGTWVHRWTAEEGRHGIVMRDYLLTSRAVDPVELERFRMAHMSEGFESDNQHSMLHTVAYVAFQELATRISHRNTGHHSGDPVCDRMLARIATDENLHMIFYRNLLGKAFELAPDQTMGAVRDVVVNFRMPGHGMPGFERAAAQMAIGGIYNLRIHHDDVLQPVLRFLKVLEIGGLGPEGLKAQEELGLYMGGLDDQATKFDERREALLARRRARAERS; encoded by the coding sequence GTGACACTCGCCCCTACCCATCGCAATGGTCAGGCCGTATGGAGCGACACCCAGCTCCTGTACGCGCTTGAAGAGGTGGTCGAGACCGAGCTCAACCGGCATCTGGCGGTCGCCAAGGAGTGGATGCCGCACGAGTACGTCCCGTGGAGCGACGGCCGGAACTTCGACGGTGTCATGGGCGGTGAGGCCTGGGCGCCCGACCAGTCCAAGGTCAGCGACGTCGGCCGGATCGCGCTCGTGGTCAACCTCCTCACCGAGGACAACCTCCCCAGCTACCACCACGAGATCGCGACCCTCTTCGGCCGGGACGGCGCCTGGGGCACCTGGGTGCACCGTTGGACGGCGGAGGAGGGGCGCCACGGCATCGTGATGCGTGACTACCTGCTGACCAGCCGCGCCGTCGACCCGGTGGAGCTGGAGCGGTTCCGCATGGCGCACATGTCCGAGGGCTTCGAGTCGGACAACCAGCACAGCATGCTGCACACGGTGGCGTATGTCGCCTTCCAGGAGCTGGCCACCCGCATTTCGCACCGCAACACCGGCCATCACTCAGGCGACCCGGTCTGCGACCGGATGCTGGCGCGCATCGCCACCGACGAGAACCTGCACATGATCTTCTACCGGAACCTGCTCGGGAAGGCGTTCGAGCTGGCCCCCGACCAGACCATGGGCGCCGTCCGCGATGTGGTGGTCAACTTCCGCATGCCGGGTCATGGGATGCCCGGCTTCGAGCGCGCCGCCGCCCAGATGGCCATTGGCGGTATATACAACCTGCGCATCCACCATGACGACGTCCTGCAGCCCGTGCTGCGCTTCCTGAAGGTCCTGGAGATCGGCGGGCTCGGCCCGGAGGGGCTCAAGGCGCAGGAGGAGCTGGGGCTCTACATGGGTGGATTGGACGATCAGGCCACCAAGTTCGACGAGCGGCGCGAGGCGCTGCTGGCCCGTCGCAGGGCCCGTGCCGAACGTTCGTGA